A region from the Dendropsophus ebraccatus isolate aDenEbr1 chromosome 1, aDenEbr1.pat, whole genome shotgun sequence genome encodes:
- the TTLL1 gene encoding polyglutamylase complex subunit TTLL1 isoform X1 — protein MGEMAMSGKLKWVTDIEKSVLINNFEKRGWIQVSESDDWNFYWMSVQTIRNCFSVETGFRLSDDQLVNHFPNHYELTRKDLMVKNIKRYRKEMEKEGSPLAEKDENGKYLYLDFVPVTFMLPADYNLFVEEFRKNPSSTWIMKPCGKAQGKGIFLINKLSQIKKWSRDSKTSSFVSQSSKEAYVISLYIDNPLLIGGKKFDLRLYVLVTTYRPLKCYMYKLGFCRFCTVKYTPSTSELDNMFVHLTNVAIQKHGDDYNHVHGGKWTVSNLRLYLESTRGREVTDKLFDEIHWIIVQSLKAVAPVMNNDKHCFECYGYDIIIDDRLKPWLIEVNASPSLTSSTANDRILKYNLINDTLNIVVPNGEIPDCKWNKVPPKEALGSYEILYDEEAAQADGSERDLRNRPGQTMGFKGSRTREAGRSATWK, from the exons atgggggagat GGCCATGTCTGGAAAGCTGAAGTGGGTGACGGACATCGAGAAGTCTGTGTTGATCAATAACTTTGAGAAGCGAGGATGGATCCAGGTGTCTGAGAGCGATGACTGGAACTTCTACTG GATGAGCGTACAGACCATCAGGAACTGCTTCAGCGTGGAGACCGGCTTCCGCTTATCCGATGACCAACTTGTCAATCACTTTCCCAACCACTACGAGCTCACCAGGAAGGATCTGATGGTGAAAAACATCAAGAGATACCGGAAAGAGATGGAAAAGGAAGGCAGCCCCCTGGCCGAGAAGGACGAGAATGGAAAATATCTGTATTTAG ATTTTGTGCCCGTCACCTTTATGCTTCCAGCGGATTATAACTTATTCGTAGAAGAGTTTCGGAAAAACCCGTCCAGCACCTGGATCATGAAACCTTGCGGGAAAGCCCAGGGGAAGGGGATATTTCTCATCAACAAGTTGTCACAGATTAAGAAGTGGTCCAGAGACAGCAAGACCTCCTC GTTTGTGTCCCAGTCTTCTAAGGAAGCCTATGTTATCTCCCTATACATCGATAATCCATTGCTGATCGGCGGGAAGAAGTTTGATCTACGCCTGTACGTGCTTGTGACTACATATCGGCCGCTCAAGTGTTACAT GTATAAGCTCGGATTCTGCCGTTTCTGCACGGTAAAATACACCCCTAGTACGAGCGAGCTGGACAACATGTTTGTGCATCTGACTAATGTGGCTATTCAGAAACACGGG GACGACTACAATCATGTTCATGGCGGCAAATGGACAGTCAGTAATTTGCGTCTGTACCTGGAGAGCACGAGAGGACGAGAAGTCACTGATAAACTGTTTGATGAAATTCACTGGATAATcgtccagtccctgaaggcagTGGCG CCAGTGATGAATAATGACAAGCATTGTTTCGAGTGTTACGGCTACGATATCATCATAGATGACAGGCTGAAGCCGTGGCTCATCGAG GTTAACGCGTCTCCATCTCTCACGTCCAGCACGGCCAATGACCGTATCCTGAAGTACAACCTGATCAATGACACCTTGAATATCGTCGTGCCCAATGGAGAGATCCCCGATTGCAAGTGGAATAAAGTCCCACCCAAAGAGGCTCTTGGGAGCTATGAGATCCT ATACGACGAGGAGGCGGCACAGGCTGATGGGTCAGAACGGGACCTGAGGAACCGACCAGGACAGACTATGGGCTTCAAGGGCAGCCGGACCAGAGAGGCCGGGAGATCTGCAACATGGAAGTAG
- the TTLL1 gene encoding polyglutamylase complex subunit TTLL1 isoform X2, translated as MSGKLKWVTDIEKSVLINNFEKRGWIQVSESDDWNFYWMSVQTIRNCFSVETGFRLSDDQLVNHFPNHYELTRKDLMVKNIKRYRKEMEKEGSPLAEKDENGKYLYLDFVPVTFMLPADYNLFVEEFRKNPSSTWIMKPCGKAQGKGIFLINKLSQIKKWSRDSKTSSFVSQSSKEAYVISLYIDNPLLIGGKKFDLRLYVLVTTYRPLKCYMYKLGFCRFCTVKYTPSTSELDNMFVHLTNVAIQKHGDDYNHVHGGKWTVSNLRLYLESTRGREVTDKLFDEIHWIIVQSLKAVAPVMNNDKHCFECYGYDIIIDDRLKPWLIEVNASPSLTSSTANDRILKYNLINDTLNIVVPNGEIPDCKWNKVPPKEALGSYEILYDEEAAQADGSERDLRNRPGQTMGFKGSRTREAGRSATWK; from the exons ATGTCTGGAAAGCTGAAGTGGGTGACGGACATCGAGAAGTCTGTGTTGATCAATAACTTTGAGAAGCGAGGATGGATCCAGGTGTCTGAGAGCGATGACTGGAACTTCTACTG GATGAGCGTACAGACCATCAGGAACTGCTTCAGCGTGGAGACCGGCTTCCGCTTATCCGATGACCAACTTGTCAATCACTTTCCCAACCACTACGAGCTCACCAGGAAGGATCTGATGGTGAAAAACATCAAGAGATACCGGAAAGAGATGGAAAAGGAAGGCAGCCCCCTGGCCGAGAAGGACGAGAATGGAAAATATCTGTATTTAG ATTTTGTGCCCGTCACCTTTATGCTTCCAGCGGATTATAACTTATTCGTAGAAGAGTTTCGGAAAAACCCGTCCAGCACCTGGATCATGAAACCTTGCGGGAAAGCCCAGGGGAAGGGGATATTTCTCATCAACAAGTTGTCACAGATTAAGAAGTGGTCCAGAGACAGCAAGACCTCCTC GTTTGTGTCCCAGTCTTCTAAGGAAGCCTATGTTATCTCCCTATACATCGATAATCCATTGCTGATCGGCGGGAAGAAGTTTGATCTACGCCTGTACGTGCTTGTGACTACATATCGGCCGCTCAAGTGTTACAT GTATAAGCTCGGATTCTGCCGTTTCTGCACGGTAAAATACACCCCTAGTACGAGCGAGCTGGACAACATGTTTGTGCATCTGACTAATGTGGCTATTCAGAAACACGGG GACGACTACAATCATGTTCATGGCGGCAAATGGACAGTCAGTAATTTGCGTCTGTACCTGGAGAGCACGAGAGGACGAGAAGTCACTGATAAACTGTTTGATGAAATTCACTGGATAATcgtccagtccctgaaggcagTGGCG CCAGTGATGAATAATGACAAGCATTGTTTCGAGTGTTACGGCTACGATATCATCATAGATGACAGGCTGAAGCCGTGGCTCATCGAG GTTAACGCGTCTCCATCTCTCACGTCCAGCACGGCCAATGACCGTATCCTGAAGTACAACCTGATCAATGACACCTTGAATATCGTCGTGCCCAATGGAGAGATCCCCGATTGCAAGTGGAATAAAGTCCCACCCAAAGAGGCTCTTGGGAGCTATGAGATCCT ATACGACGAGGAGGCGGCACAGGCTGATGGGTCAGAACGGGACCTGAGGAACCGACCAGGACAGACTATGGGCTTCAAGGGCAGCCGGACCAGAGAGGCCGGGAGATCTGCAACATGGAAGTAG